The stretch of DNA GAGCCGCAAACAGGGCGATGAATGCTGTAAAAGCAATTGTTTTTATCGTTCTTTTCAGTCTCATTTTTTATTCTTTAGGTGCAACCTCGGCGAAAGACCAAACAAATGTGTCTCGCCCACGACCCGCATCCAAAAGGGGATGACACAGGGGTTGATATCAAAAGACGTTGCAAAGGTAATAAAAAAAGCAATAGGAGAGGCACCCGCTTAACAGTTTTTGTCCGCGCGTAGCTCTCTCTTTCTGCGCGCTCGAGCCCGCTGTCCAACTTTTATACAAGGGTCTCAGCAAAGAAGCTCTGCGGTACCACAAATTACATTTATTTAACTTCTCACCTCGTTTTTTACACAATTCTCCTTGCTGTTTCGTTGCTTTGAGGGGCACCATTGCCCTCCCACAAAACCCAGACAGTGAGCCAGCCCGAGTCTATCGTGCCACGATGGCCAGACACGCCACTTGCTCATGCAATGAGGACAACGCTCAAACACCCCACGCTTTCCCACAGGTTGCGCTCTTCTTTCCCCGTCCATCCGCACCCCTTCATCATCTCTTGACCATCAAGGACTGACAAGCCTCTTTCCATTCTCTTAGCTTTTGAACCTCAAAAGCTAAGAGAATGGTGTGCAAAAGCTAAGAAAACGCGTTGCGAAAGCTTAGCTTTTGCAAAACAGGCTGTTTGGTTTTGATGGGGGTAAACTACGATCGTTGTGGATAGGATATGGGCTGACGCAGGACCGTATGAATAGGTGAGTGAGCAATGATTGCTGCGAATAGACCGTTTGTCGACACATTTTTCCTGCTGTTCGCTCTATCCAGACGAAAGCGATGCGATTGAAATCATCGTCCATACCTTATTATATATAGGAAGTAAACATAACATACGGAGGCCTTCTGCGGGTTGCAGAAAGCCTCCATGATGTAAGAGCAGCATGCCGTTATCGGGATAAGAGCGCCTTGAGCGGGATGCGTTGGAAGGTCATTTGCGCCACACTACTCTCGTAAAGGATGCCGATGGTCTCGCGGTCGATCATCGTCAGGCAGGAATATCCCCAGCTGGTGCCCTCGTCGAGCAGAAGTTGATGCTCGGGAAGCCAGGTGTTTCCGCCGTCGAGACTCATCTTTAGGGTGATGTGATGACGATCTTTCGTGGTGTTGGGATTAGAGAAAAGCAGGAGGTTACGTCCCAAAACGTTGTCTTTAGCCGGAACGCTGATGAGGCTGGCCATGCAAACCGGCTCGATCAAGGCCGAACGATTGGAGGGATGTTCTACCCAGGTGGCCCCGAGATCTCGGGTGGTCGATACGGCACGACTTCCCCCTCGATTGTCTCTCATGTTGAGCATCAGCACGCCAGGGCTCACCTCGGCCACTTGCGCCTCTGTGGTATTGCTGCGCGCAGGACGACTGATGTGCCACGTCTGACCGCGGTCTTTACTGTACATAATGCCTGCCGAGGGCTCGCGATCTTTGCCAAGGAATTGGATGGGGAACACTAATGTGCCGTCGTTCATCGTGATGCCGCGACCAGGCCCTTGGAGCAGAAAATGCCATTCGGGCCGTTTCACCTGCGGTGTGATGTTGATCGGGGCGGTCCAAGTTTGTCCGTCGTCGGTGCTTTTGGTCATGACGAGCTGTGCTGTGCGGGTAGAATCCATACCCGACTGCGAGCTCCACCACGCCCGTTGATTGCCCATGCCGTGCGTCCAAGCAGCTACAATCCACACGGTGTTGGTCTTTGTGTCGACGAGAATCGAGGGGTCGCCCACGCCATTCTGTGCTTTCGGCAGTCCACCTCTCTCTCCGAACGAGAGCGGTAGCCGCATTTTCTCCCACGTTTTTCCGCCGTCGGTACTTCGACTCAGGCCCACGTCGATGTGTTCTTGCAGGTCGACGCTATTGTTGTGTCGCACATCGTAGACGCCGAGCAAGGTTCCGCGACGGGTAGTGACCAAACCCGGAATGCGATAAGCCGCCACACCGTCGTCGCCCGCATGCCGAACGCCGATGCCCATGCGGCGTAACACTTTCTCAGGGCCTACCGATTGGATGGGCAACGCTCGTCCGTCGGCCACCGCCTCTTGAAGACGAGCTGTGAGCGTGGTGTGAAGCGCCGCGTGAGACTGCATCTCGATGCTCACCCAAAAGAAGTTATAGCCGGGAAAAAGAGACTGGTTAGCGGTCAGCCTCACGGTGTTCCGCTGCGGCTGCACCTGATCTTTGAGCACAGAATAGGAAGGAATGGCCGATAGCGTCTTGCCGGGCGTAAAGTTGGTGATATAGTCTACAGGTGCCATTCGCCGGTGCGGATAGTCTTGTCGGGCATCCGTTCCGCCGTAATACAGCTTGACCGACTTGATCTCGGAGAGTGAAACGCCATCCAGGTTGATGCTGAATCGCTCCAATTTTCGGCTTTCCTGCGCATCGATACGCATGAGAAGCAGAACGTTATCGTGCCGTTCGATGAGGATAGGCCATTGCGGTTGTTGTACGAAAAGCGTGTCGCGGGCCTGAGAGGCCAAGGTAAACACGGTGAAAAGGATGATCAATAATCGTCGCATAGAAAGAATAGATAAAGTTGATCTGTTAACGAATGGATGAGTGAACCAGGAAGAAGGTGGGTTGAATCAGTTGAGAAGGGATCTGAGTTGACCCGTCAACAAAAATCCTTTCTCAGCTGGTCAACTTTCAATTCACCCTGATTTCATCCGTAAAAATCCAACCGCCGTCTTTGGGCTGCCAAGCTTTGAGGCGCACATAGCGTGCTTGTGCAGAACCCTTCCAGGTGTAAGGCTCGATGAAAAACTCGCGATGAGCGTTGCGTGGCGTAGAAAGACGGTCGATCAGGGTGAAGTTTTTGCCATCGAGAGAGACCGACAACTCGACATCTGCGGGGAAAACGATGTCTACGCCCAGCGATTGCATAAAGTCGACGGAAAGCTCGTGCAAGTCGACTGTTCGCCCCATGTCTACGGTAACGTCCATTCCCGTCTCGCCGACAAAGCCCTGCCAGCGTCGGTCTTTAAAGTTCCAGTCGGCCCGTTGACCGTCGGTGAGCGTACTGTCTCCCGCCCCTGCATACTTTTTAGCATAGGCACGAGTGTATGTCACCGCCTTTCCCACGCCCGCATGAGCACACGGATGCAGAGCCTCCTTTCGACTTCCGATTTCTTTTCGCAGGTCGAAGTGATGATATCCCGCCGCTTTCAGACGGTCGAGAGCCGTCAAAGTGCGTTCTCGAAAGTTGGCATACGACGTGCGATGGCGGCTCCAGCCCACCTCGGCAATAGCCAACAGACGCGGATAAAGCATGTACTCGGCATGCTCGGGCGTAGGAATCTCCTCCGTCCAAAGGTTCCCCTGCACACCGTCCATCAATCTTTCCACATTCGTTCCGCGAGCATCTGCCGGCAACGGCTCATAAGCATACACCTTTTCGAGGGGCAGATAGCCGCCGAAAGCCTTGGGTTGCGAGAAAGGAACATCTTGATAATAATCGAGATAGCAGTAGGTTGTAGGAGTCATCACCACATGATGACCGTCGCGAGCCGCAGAAAGTCCGGCCTCTTCTCCTCGCCACGACATCACCGCAGCATTCGGAGCGAGCCGTCCTTCCATAATTTCATCCCAGCCCAGAAGTTTCTTTCCGTGCGCATTGAGGAAGCGTTCGATTCTCATCACAAAGTCGGCTTGCAGCTCGTTGGTATTCTTCAAGCCCATCTTCTGCATGCGTTCCTGGCATTTGGGGCACGTTTTCCAAGCCTCTTGCCAGGCCTCATCGCCACCGATGTGGATGTATTCGGAGGGGAAAAGCTGCATCACCTCGGTGAGAACACCCTCGAGAAAGGCGAAGACACTGTCGTTTCCGGCACAAAAGTCGGGCCCGCTGTAAGGCTTTCCCGTGCAACACAACTCAGGATAAGCAACGAAAACCTCGTTGCTATGTCCCGGCATCTCGATTTCGGGGATAACGGTGATGTGGCGTTCGGCCGCATATCGCACGATGTCGCGCACCTCTTGCTGCGTGTAATATCCGCCATAAGCCCCCGAATCGGTAGCGTGACAGTAGCGGCGGTCGCGGTTTCGCCACCATTTCGTCCAGTCGCTCTGCGTGCGAAAGGCTGTTTCCTCGATGAGTTTGGGATATTTTTTGATTTCCAAACGCCAGCCGCCACCATCGGTCAGATGCCAATGAAAGCGGTTGAGTTTGAAATAAGCCATGGCATCCAGCTGTTTTTTGATGAAGCTGACGGGGAAAAAGTGGCGCGAGCAGTCGAGCATCATCCCGCGATACCTGAACCGCGGCTCGTCTTTCACCGAGGCACAAGCCACCCGCCCCTCTGCCGTCAGCTGCCGGATGGTTTGCAAAGCGTAGAAGAGACCTTGAGGCGTGCGGGCGATGACGGTGATTTTGTTCGGCGTAATGTTGAGCGTGTAGCTCTGCTCTTGGGTTACGGAGAGATCTTTTATCCGTATCACCAGCAGGTGAATGGAGTTTTTGACAGTCGATTTTCCGGCTTTGAGCGGACCGAATCGGTGCAGTTGCATGGTCTCGGTCACATAGTTGCGCAGCTGTTGGGCCTCTTTGCCCGTGAGATTGGTGTAGATGCGCGTGTCTTTGCTGAGTACGAAAAAGCCGGAAGAGCGACTGATGCTGTCGGGTTGAGGAATGATGGTCTGTGCGTGCAGAGCCAACGGAAGGACCAGCACGACAGATAGGAGGAGAAGTGTTAGCGTTTTCTTCATAAAAAAGAGATTTTTACAAACAGGGCAACGGTTGTTTTCTCGGTTTGTCGCCCTCCTTCGGCACCCTCTCTTCGAGGCTTTTTACCGTCTTTCTAACTCTCTTATTTTCAATGTCTTATGAAAGGCTTTGTAAAAGCTAAGCTTTTGAACCTCAAACACTAAGAAAACACACTTCAAAAGCTAAGAGATGGACCTGCGAAAGCTAAGCTTTTGCAGACGCATGCCTTGACATGCGTCTGCAAAGAGAGTAGAAAAGAGGATGAACGGGGGGCTCGAAGACCGAGATCAAGAAGGCCTGCGAGGAGACGTTTTTACCACACGGCGTTGGTGGGACGCCATTTGTCTTTCCACAAATGGCGGGCATATTCGTAGCCATAGAGGTCGTAAAGATCGCTCATACGGCGAGAACGAGCCACAAATTCTTTAAAGTTTTTGCGCTCTGCCGGTGTCCATTGCACCTCGGCCAGGGCAGCCATGCGGGGCAGAACCATGTATTCTGCTTGCGTGGTGAAGGGGATATACTCTGTCCAAAGGTTGGCCTGAACGCCCAGAATGTGATTCTTGGCCTCGGGAGAAAACGTCGGCGGCGTGGGTTCGAACTCATATACCTTGACAACGGGCAGAAAACCGCCGATGGCATCGGGTTCGTTTTTAGTGTTTTTGCTTTGATAATAGTCGAAGTAAGCATGCGAGACGGGTGTCATGATCACGTCGTGCCCCTGCAAAGCGGCCTTTTGACCCGGCTCGACACCACGCCAACTCATAATCGTAGCACTCGGATGGATGTCTCCTTCCAGGATTTCGTCCCAACCGATGATGCTCTTTCCTTTGCGGTTGACGTATTTCTCGATACGATTCGTGAAGTATTGTTGCAGCTTTTTGACGTCGATGTTCTGCTCTTTGGCCAGTTGCTGACACTTAGGACATACCTCCCAACGTGCCGTTGGCGTCTCGTCGCCGCCGATATGGAAGTATTTAGCGGGGAAAATATCGCAGATTTCGTCGATGACTTTCTGCACAAAGGTGTAGATTTTCTCATTGCCCAGACAGAGCACGTCCTTGTATACGCCCCATTTATGGCCCACTTCATAAGGTCCTCCGGTGCATCCCAGTTCGGGATAGGCGGCCAAAGCTGCGAGCATATGCCCGGGCATGTCTATCTCTGGGATAACGGTGATATTGCGCTGACGGGCATATTCGACAATCTCGCGGGCTTCTTCCTGCGTGTAATAACCGCCATAGGCGATGCTGTCGTCGATCATAGAGTTGTGTCCGACGACGGTTCCGCTTCTCTTCGATGCCACTTCGGCCAGTCGGGGCAGACTTTTTATCTCGATTCTCCAACCCTGATCTTCGGTGAGATGCCAATGGAAGACATTCATATTGTGCAGGGCCATGATGTCGATATACTTCTTGATGAAACCGATGGGGAAGAAATGGCGCGCACAGTCGAGCATCATGCCTCTATAACCAAAGCGCGGGGCATCTGTTATCTGAACGGCCGGCAATGAAATCTGGCTTTCCGTGGTTTGTATGGGCAGCGATTTGCGCAGCGTCTGTATGCCGTAGAATACGCCCGCCGAGGTATTGCCGGCAATCGTGATCTGTTTGCCGCTCACTGTCAGGCGATAGGCTTCCCGACCTTGTATCTTCGGGTCGATCAAAAGCACGATGGAGGCTTGCCTTTTGTCTTTTTTAGCGGTCTGATGAAGGCGTATACCGATTATCTGGGCTACGTAGTCGGCCAGAAACGCTGCGTTTTGCTTCATCTCCGGGCTTGTTCCTTCGTAGACAATCGGCGTTGCTGACGAGAGAATAAAGGGTTGTCCCTTCATCGTTTCTATCTTTTGAGGCATCGGAATCACGTTGTAATCCACGTTTCCGGCAGTAGCACTTAGCATGAAAGCGCATAAGGCAAGGGTCAATAGTTGTTTTTTCATATGATTGTTAATGATGGGTGAGTTTTCTTAGTCTTTAAATAGAAGGATTGCCAAGCGTGTTTTGAAAGCGGGTGAGCTTTGAGCGGAACTCAAAAACTCACCGGCTTGGAAACTTAAATGCTGTTGTTCTTCACAAAGTCTACAATTTCTTTGATGTAGCCAAAGGCCATTCCTACGACGGTATCTGCCGCTCCGTAGTATACGGCCACTCGTTCTCCGTCTTGCAAAGCGGCACAAGGGAACACTACATTGGGCACATCTCCTTGCAGTTCGTAGGGTGCTGCGGGAGCAAGAAGATAGGGACGGGTGCGATAAAGCACCTTTTCGGGGTGGTCTTTATCGAGAATGGCCGCTCCCATCGAATAGCGAAAACCGTTGCAAGTGGTGATCACACCGTGATAGAAGATGAGCCAACCCTCGTCAACAAGGAACGGAACAGAACCTGCTCCGATCTTTGTGCACTGCCAAGCACTCTCCGGAAAGGGTGTCACTTTCATCACACAACGGTGCTCTCCCCAGTATTTCATGTCGGGACTGTAACTCAAATAGATGTCGCCGAAGGGTGTATGCCCGTTGTCGCTGGGCCTACTGAGCATTGCATATTTGCCGTTGATCTTCTCAGGAAAGAGCACACCGTTGCGATTAAAGGGCAGGAAGGCGTTCTCGCACTGGTAGAACTTTTTGAAATCGAAGGTGTAGGCAATGCCGATCGTGGGTCCGTGATAGCCATTACACCAGGTAATCCAGTATCGATCCTCAATCCACGTTACCCGTGGGTCGTATTTATACTCGGATTCGATCATCTCTGTGTTGCCGGCCTCAAAAGAAATGGGTTCGTGTTGGATGTCCCAGTGAAGACCATCTTTGCTGAATCCGGCAAAGATATTCATCTGAACCGACTTGTTATCGCATCGGAATACGCCGGCAAAACCGTCTTCAAAGGGCACAACGGCACTGTTGAAGATGCTGTTTGAGGTAGGGATGTGGTAGCGTCCGATGACCGGATTCTTAGAATAACGCCACATCACGTCTGTCGTTCCCGCAGGTCTTTCTTCCCAGGGCATGATGTCTTTTAGCTGTTTCATTGTTATTTTGGGTTTTTATGTTTTTGAATTGAATAGTCGATGAGCGATTCGTTTTTCTTCCTTTTATCTGAGAAAAGAAACAGGTTGAGGTTCTTTCACGAGACAGTTTCTCCTGATTCGCTTTCCGTTTTCACAGGGGCGGAATAAGTAAACGGCACGAAATAGGTGATAAGGAAGGCCGGAATGGTGGCCACCAGCGTAAAGACAAAGAAGTATTTGTAACCCAATGCATCGCTGATAAAGCCGCTGATGCTGCCCGGAAGCATCACTCCGAGATTCATAATGCCCGATGCGAAGGCGTAATGGGCCATCTGATGCTTGCCGGGAGCCACTTGTTGCATCATGAAAAGGGTAAGACCTACGAAGCCAAAGCCATAACCGAAGTATTCCAACGTGATGGCTCCACCGATGAGAAGACCGTTTTCCGGCTGATAGAAAGAGAGTAAGGTATAGGCCACAAAGGGCAAATTGAACACGCAACAGAGCGAGAAAAGCGTCTTTTTCAGTCCGAAATGCGAGATGTAATAGCCCGCAAGAATCGATCCTAAGACAAAGGCTGCTGCCCCGAACGTACCATAATAAATTCCGATTTCTTCTTCGCTAAGTCCCAAACCGCCGATGTTACGACCGGCTTTGAGGAAAAGCGGAACGATTTTCATCACAAACCCTTCTGCAAAACGATAGAGAATGATGAAACATATATAATAGATAATGTGTCGTTTGTGGAAGAAGTCGCCCAAAACCTCTAACAAACGCTGCCATGTTTCGCGAGCACTCTCGGCTTTTTTTACGGCTACTCCGCCTGAGGGAAGCATTCTACTGTGATACAAACTGAGTAAAACCAAAATGCCGCCAAGGGCCATCATCACGATCATCCAGGCTTGAACGGTGGCCCGTTGCATAACTTCCGCCGACGCACCGGGCACTCCTCCATTCTGTTTGAGCAGCCAACCGGCCAACCAAACCAGTCCTCCCGAGGCCACAATCTTGGCAATATTGTAGAAAGCCCCTTGCCAACCGATGAACCGAGCTTGGTCTTCCTTGCTCAGTTCCGACATATATACGCCATCGGCAGCAATGTCATGGGTAGCACCGCTAAAGGCAATGATGGCCATGAGCACAATGCAAAGGGTGAAGAAGTGGGGCAAATGCAGAGCCAAACCTACCAAACCGAAGCCCACACCCGTGATTAACTGTGAGAGAACGACAAAGAACTTCTTCGTTTTGTACATCTCTAAGAACGGGCTCCACAAGAATTTCAGTGTCCATGGCATCATAATCCACGACGTCCAAAAGGTGATTTGTCCGTCGCTGATGCCCATTCCCTTGAACATCAGTACCGAAACCATGTTCAGCACCACAAAGGGAAGCCCCATGGCAAAGTAGACTGAGGGCACCCAAGTGATGGGATTGCTTTTGATTGAGGTCATTTTCTGTTGATGAATTTTGATATGTTTGAGTTTCTTTTGTTAGGAGATCCATATACGGTAGAACGCTTAATGGCTGCGAATCCTTCCCTTTCACCTCACGACAATCTGCTTCCACCGTAGTTGTTTGCCCTTGGATAGCCGAGTGGCAACCAATTTTAGGTAGCGCGTTTGTAAGCCCGGAAGCGTAAGAGTTTGAGGGATGGGATTGTTCTCGATATTCGAAAATTCGCCACCCAGCCAGCGTTTCCACTCCAACATATCGTCAGAAGCATACAGTTCGTAGTGAGTGGCCAGTCCGTCTTGATCGTTTTCGAGGGGGATATACACCAGTTGGCGACAAGCTACAGGCTCTTGCAGATCTATGAGCACAGCGTTGCTGCTGTCGTTGGCTATCGCTATGTTCAGAGAAGGCATCTGTTCATGAGCCGTCGAAGCTTTTTGCAGTGCCGATGCCGGGATTTTTACGGCGTCCTTAGGCAGCGGTGGAGCACAATACACACCGATATTCGAGATGAGCGGACAAGCCTTGGCATCATTGATGGTGAATCGTAGACGTGTGGTCTTGATGGTTGGGAAGCACACAATGCGTTTATAGCCAATCGTAGTGAGGCCCGTTGT from Prevotella sp. oral taxon 475 encodes:
- a CDS encoding glycoside hydrolase family 130 protein; this encodes MKQLKDIMPWEERPAGTTDVMWRYSKNPVIGRYHIPTSNSIFNSAVVPFEDGFAGVFRCDNKSVQMNIFAGFSKDGLHWDIQHEPISFEAGNTEMIESEYKYDPRVTWIEDRYWITWCNGYHGPTIGIAYTFDFKKFYQCENAFLPFNRNGVLFPEKINGKYAMLSRPSDNGHTPFGDIYLSYSPDMKYWGEHRCVMKVTPFPESAWQCTKIGAGSVPFLVDEGWLIFYHGVITTCNGFRYSMGAAILDKDHPEKVLYRTRPYLLAPAAPYELQGDVPNVVFPCAALQDGERVAVYYGAADTVVGMAFGYIKEIVDFVKNNSI
- a CDS encoding MFS transporter; translated protein: MTSIKSNPITWVPSVYFAMGLPFVVLNMVSVLMFKGMGISDGQITFWTSWIMMPWTLKFLWSPFLEMYKTKKFFVVLSQLITGVGFGLVGLALHLPHFFTLCIVLMAIIAFSGATHDIAADGVYMSELSKEDQARFIGWQGAFYNIAKIVASGGLVWLAGWLLKQNGGVPGASAEVMQRATVQAWMIVMMALGGILVLLSLYHSRMLPSGGVAVKKAESARETWQRLLEVLGDFFHKRHIIYYICFIILYRFAEGFVMKIVPLFLKAGRNIGGLGLSEEEIGIYYGTFGAAAFVLGSILAGYYISHFGLKKTLFSLCCVFNLPFVAYTLLSFYQPENGLLIGGAITLEYFGYGFGFVGLTLFMMQQVAPGKHQMAHYAFASGIMNLGVMLPGSISGFISDALGYKYFFVFTLVATIPAFLITYFVPFTYSAPVKTESESGETVS
- a CDS encoding family 20 glycosylhydrolase encodes the protein MKKTLTLLLLSVVLVLPLALHAQTIIPQPDSISRSSGFFVLSKDTRIYTNLTGKEAQQLRNYVTETMQLHRFGPLKAGKSTVKNSIHLLVIRIKDLSVTQEQSYTLNITPNKITVIARTPQGLFYALQTIRQLTAEGRVACASVKDEPRFRYRGMMLDCSRHFFPVSFIKKQLDAMAYFKLNRFHWHLTDGGGWRLEIKKYPKLIEETAFRTQSDWTKWWRNRDRRYCHATDSGAYGGYYTQQEVRDIVRYAAERHITVIPEIEMPGHSNEVFVAYPELCCTGKPYSGPDFCAGNDSVFAFLEGVLTEVMQLFPSEYIHIGGDEAWQEAWKTCPKCQERMQKMGLKNTNELQADFVMRIERFLNAHGKKLLGWDEIMEGRLAPNAAVMSWRGEEAGLSAARDGHHVVMTPTTYCYLDYYQDVPFSQPKAFGGYLPLEKVYAYEPLPADARGTNVERLMDGVQGNLWTEEIPTPEHAEYMLYPRLLAIAEVGWSRHRTSYANFRERTLTALDRLKAAGYHHFDLRKEIGSRKEALHPCAHAGVGKAVTYTRAYAKKYAGAGDSTLTDGQRADWNFKDRRWQGFVGETGMDVTVDMGRTVDLHELSVDFMQSLGVDIVFPADVELSVSLDGKNFTLIDRLSTPRNAHREFFIEPYTWKGSAQARYVRLKAWQPKDGGWIFTDEIRVN
- a CDS encoding beta-N-acetylhexosaminidase is translated as MKKQLLTLALCAFMLSATAGNVDYNVIPMPQKIETMKGQPFILSSATPIVYEGTSPEMKQNAAFLADYVAQIIGIRLHQTAKKDKRQASIVLLIDPKIQGREAYRLTVSGKQITIAGNTSAGVFYGIQTLRKSLPIQTTESQISLPAVQITDAPRFGYRGMMLDCARHFFPIGFIKKYIDIMALHNMNVFHWHLTEDQGWRIEIKSLPRLAEVASKRSGTVVGHNSMIDDSIAYGGYYTQEEAREIVEYARQRNITVIPEIDMPGHMLAALAAYPELGCTGGPYEVGHKWGVYKDVLCLGNEKIYTFVQKVIDEICDIFPAKYFHIGGDETPTARWEVCPKCQQLAKEQNIDVKKLQQYFTNRIEKYVNRKGKSIIGWDEILEGDIHPSATIMSWRGVEPGQKAALQGHDVIMTPVSHAYFDYYQSKNTKNEPDAIGGFLPVVKVYEFEPTPPTFSPEAKNHILGVQANLWTEYIPFTTQAEYMVLPRMAALAEVQWTPAERKNFKEFVARSRRMSDLYDLYGYEYARHLWKDKWRPTNAVW
- a CDS encoding sialidase family protein, with product MRRLLIILFTVFTLASQARDTLFVQQPQWPILIERHDNVLLLMRIDAQESRKLERFSINLDGVSLSEIKSVKLYYGGTDARQDYPHRRMAPVDYITNFTPGKTLSAIPSYSVLKDQVQPQRNTVRLTANQSLFPGYNFFWVSIEMQSHAALHTTLTARLQEAVADGRALPIQSVGPEKVLRRMGIGVRHAGDDGVAAYRIPGLVTTRRGTLLGVYDVRHNNSVDLQEHIDVGLSRSTDGGKTWEKMRLPLSFGERGGLPKAQNGVGDPSILVDTKTNTVWIVAAWTHGMGNQRAWWSSQSGMDSTRTAQLVMTKSTDDGQTWTAPINITPQVKRPEWHFLLQGPGRGITMNDGTLVFPIQFLGKDREPSAGIMYSKDRGQTWHISRPARSNTTEAQVAEVSPGVLMLNMRDNRGGSRAVSTTRDLGATWVEHPSNRSALIEPVCMASLISVPAKDNVLGRNLLLFSNPNTTKDRHHITLKMSLDGGNTWLPEHQLLLDEGTSWGYSCLTMIDRETIGILYESSVAQMTFQRIPLKALLSR